The following coding sequences are from one Treponema parvum window:
- a CDS encoding flavin reductase family protein, with product MRKNFGAKEYLYPMPVFIIATYDENGNPDAMNAAWGSIGDTAQFFACLSPEHKTVKNILLKKAFTVSMGTADYVTECDYVGIVSGNKVGDKLKRAGFHTVKSEFVDAPVIEELPMTLECKLISYDEKSCHLFGEIVNVSADERILSANGKIDVEKLSPISFDPVNKTYRKLGEIAGAAFKDGAKIK from the coding sequence ATGCGGAAAAATTTCGGTGCAAAAGAATACTTATATCCGATGCCGGTTTTTATAATTGCGACTTACGATGAAAACGGAAATCCCGACGCGATGAACGCCGCATGGGGCTCGATCGGCGATACCGCCCAGTTTTTTGCGTGTCTGAGCCCCGAGCACAAAACCGTAAAGAATATTCTTTTAAAAAAAGCGTTTACGGTTAGCATGGGAACGGCCGATTATGTTACGGAATGCGACTATGTGGGAATCGTTTCCGGAAATAAGGTAGGAGACAAACTTAAAAGAGCCGGCTTTCATACCGTAAAGTCGGAATTTGTGGACGCGCCGGTAATCGAAGAACTTCCGATGACGCTGGAGTGTAAGCTCATAAGCTATGACGAAAAATCATGCCACCTGTTCGGAGAAATTGTAAACGTGAGCGCCGATGAAAGAATTTTAAGCGCGAACGGAAAAATTGACGTAGAAAAGCTTTCGCCCATAAGTTTCGATCCTGTAAACAAAACTTATAGAAAGCTGGGTGAAATCGCAGGGGCGGCTTTCAAAGACGGCGCAAAGATAAAGTGA
- a CDS encoding amino acid ABC transporter ATP-binding protein translates to MLEIKNIKKSFGELEILKGVSLNVNKGDVVAIIGPSGSGKTTLLRCINFLETADSGQMVFDGESFDLNRVSKKTVLRLRKKTAFVFQNYNLFRNKTALQNVTEGLIVARKMPKKEADKIAMEALEKVGLSDKASSYPPQLSGGQQQRVAIARALATEPEIIFFDEPTSALDPELIGEVLSVMKQLADDGMTMLVVTHEMNFAKNVSSKVIFMEKGKIIEWGDAKSFFNDPHEERVKTFINTIQKNSKDGT, encoded by the coding sequence ATGCTTGAAATAAAAAATATAAAAAAATCCTTCGGAGAACTGGAAATTTTAAAAGGCGTGAGCCTTAACGTAAACAAGGGAGACGTCGTAGCCATAATAGGTCCCAGCGGATCCGGCAAAACAACCCTTTTACGCTGTATCAATTTTCTTGAAACCGCCGACAGCGGGCAGATGGTTTTTGACGGCGAATCTTTTGATCTTAACAGGGTAAGCAAAAAAACAGTGCTCAGGCTGAGAAAAAAGACGGCCTTCGTCTTTCAAAACTATAATCTGTTCCGCAATAAAACCGCGCTTCAAAATGTTACCGAAGGTTTGATCGTCGCAAGAAAGATGCCTAAAAAAGAGGCGGACAAAATCGCCATGGAAGCGCTTGAAAAAGTCGGCCTTTCGGACAAGGCGTCTTCCTATCCCCCTCAACTGTCGGGTGGCCAACAACAACGCGTAGCGATAGCGCGCGCTTTGGCGACCGAACCCGAAATAATATTTTTTGACGAACCTACTTCCGCCCTCGATCCCGAACTGATCGGCGAAGTTCTTTCCGTCATGAAACAGCTCGCCGACGACGGCATGACCATGCTCGTAGTCACTCACGAAATGAATTTTGCAAAAAATGTTTCTTCAAAAGTGATCTTTATGGAAAAAGGCAAAATTATCGAATGGGGCGACGCAAAGTCGTTTTTTAACGATCCGCACGAAGAACGTGTAAAAACATTTATCAATACGATACAAAAAAACAGTAAGGACGGAACTTAA
- a CDS encoding RluA family pseudouridine synthase gives MFPPFPEKEAFDECLRMIEELKAKTLVIKQISKVSEERSDHGIMLGVLVCKDSASGKVVVLRTLSGISRSLKPLDTAGKRVRTEIKTVYVDPIVPPQKISSALLQNDKEIHDLTEKIKYLKPLRKGANGKYADPEGEEKKLIEKRNFLCRQSQQKVFDLYFFHCADGKIRSLNEICGLKNRAADAAQTDAHLYAAQAADAASKNAPLCAARILGAEKFPPTGTGECCAPKLLNFAFMHSLVPLSLCEVFYDADNKGKPPSQPSSLSANIRDSYVAHAPCDKRCALILPGILGLNILYRDNSIIVINKQSGLLSVPGRGIQKQDCAVNRLRRLFPNCIAQPSVHRLDMETSGLMVLAFTEDAHRNLCLQFEKGLVKKRYTALLDGNLYEKRVEDHGQMELYFRLDINNRPHQIWDEIHGKKAVTRWDIIGLENYTAPDGSLKKATRVIFTPLTGRTHQLRLASNDIHGFDTPIIGDSLYGKCMDGERLLLHAHYLSFDHPETGNTVEFTCPCPF, from the coding sequence ATGTTTCCTCCGTTTCCCGAAAAAGAAGCGTTTGACGAATGTCTCCGCATGATCGAAGAGCTCAAGGCGAAAACTCTTGTGATAAAGCAAATTTCAAAAGTGAGCGAAGAAAGAAGCGATCACGGAATAATGCTCGGCGTCCTCGTCTGTAAAGATTCTGCATCGGGAAAGGTCGTCGTTCTAAGAACCCTTTCGGGCATAAGCCGCTCGTTAAAACCCTTGGATACCGCCGGAAAAAGAGTGAGAACGGAAATAAAAACCGTATACGTGGATCCTATAGTTCCGCCTCAAAAAATTTCTTCGGCTCTTTTGCAAAACGACAAAGAAATCCATGACCTTACCGAAAAGATAAAATACTTAAAACCGCTTAGAAAAGGCGCAAACGGAAAATACGCCGATCCCGAAGGTGAAGAAAAAAAGCTCATAGAAAAGCGCAATTTTTTATGCCGCCAGTCCCAGCAAAAAGTTTTTGACCTGTATTTCTTTCATTGTGCGGACGGTAAAATCCGCTCGTTGAATGAAATATGCGGCCTAAAAAATCGGGCGGCAGACGCCGCTCAAACCGACGCACACTTGTATGCGGCTCAGGCGGCAGACGCCGCCTCCAAAAACGCCCCATTGTGCGCGGCCCGTATACTGGGAGCCGAAAAATTTCCGCCGACGGGAACGGGAGAATGCTGCGCTCCTAAACTTTTAAATTTCGCCTTTATGCACAGCCTTGTTCCCTTGAGTTTGTGTGAAGTTTTTTACGACGCGGATAATAAAGGCAAACCTCCGTCACAGCCTTCATCTTTGTCCGCTAATATTCGCGATTCTTATGTCGCTCATGCGCCGTGCGACAAGCGGTGCGCGCTGATCCTTCCCGGCATACTCGGCTTAAACATCTTGTACCGCGACAACAGCATAATAGTCATAAACAAACAGAGCGGTCTTTTAAGCGTTCCCGGACGCGGCATACAAAAACAGGACTGCGCCGTAAACCGGCTCCGCCGCCTTTTTCCTAACTGCATAGCTCAGCCGTCCGTCCACCGACTGGACATGGAAACAAGCGGCCTCATGGTCTTAGCCTTTACGGAAGACGCTCACAGAAACTTATGTCTCCAGTTTGAAAAAGGCCTTGTAAAAAAGCGTTACACCGCCCTTTTGGACGGAAATTTATATGAAAAACGCGTCGAAGACCATGGCCAGATGGAATTGTATTTCAGACTTGACATAAATAATCGCCCCCATCAAATATGGGACGAAATTCACGGCAAAAAAGCCGTAACTCGGTGGGATATCATCGGTTTGGAAAACTACACGGCCCCGGACGGTTCTTTAAAAAAAGCTACCCGTGTGATATTTACTCCCCTTACAGGAAGAACTCACCAATTGCGTCTCGCAAGCAACGACATTCACGGATTTGACACTCCGATCATAGGCGACAGTCTATACGGAAAATGCATGGACGGCGAAAGGCTCTTGCTGCACGCGCACTATCTCAGTTTCGATCATCCGGAAACTGGGAATACTGTGGAATTTACCTGTCCGTGTCCGTTTTAG
- a CDS encoding Fic family protein, with amino-acid sequence MRYFTFVSKGKIRYCVILLLGIFYDRGLYMLIEEFESGTWEQGFKYKYFVPSPINHAFSYTDDSLNTLLETASLRLGELNSFSRLVPDIDMFIRMHVLKEAVVSSRIEGTRTNIEEALDDVSSVDPERRDDWLEVNNYVKAMNSAIEELKTLPLSCRLIRDTHKILLSSGRGEGKTPGEFRTSQNWIGGANIVDAVFVPPAVEKLPCLLSDFEKFLNNDEINVPNLIKIAIAHYQFETIHPFLDGNGRIGRLLVTLFFVANKILDKPLLYLSAFLEKNRSLYYDKLTITREKNDLGQWIKFFLLGIIETAEDGANTLQKIMQIKAQAENKIISSGRRSGSAHKLLNALFTSPVVSIKAVQKITDLTPKASGSLINMFIEKGILREITERKRNCSFAFSEYLDLFVK; translated from the coding sequence GTGCGTTATTTTACTTTCGTGTCCAAAGGTAAAATAAGATATTGTGTTATTTTACTTTTGGGTATATTCTATGACAGAGGACTTTATATGCTCATAGAAGAATTTGAATCCGGAACATGGGAACAGGGTTTTAAATATAAATATTTTGTCCCATCGCCTATAAATCATGCATTTTCATACACTGATGATTCTCTAAATACCTTATTGGAAACCGCATCGTTAAGATTGGGGGAACTTAATTCTTTTTCCAGACTTGTGCCGGACATAGACATGTTTATTCGCATGCACGTTTTAAAAGAAGCCGTTGTATCAAGCAGAATCGAAGGTACAAGAACTAATATCGAAGAAGCTCTTGACGACGTATCTTCCGTTGATCCGGAGAGGCGCGACGACTGGCTTGAAGTTAATAATTACGTCAAAGCCATGAATTCGGCGATAGAAGAATTGAAAACTCTGCCGCTTTCATGCAGATTGATTAGAGACACTCATAAAATACTCCTTTCAAGCGGACGCGGAGAAGGTAAAACTCCTGGGGAATTCAGAACATCGCAAAACTGGATCGGCGGCGCAAATATTGTGGATGCGGTCTTTGTTCCGCCTGCAGTGGAAAAGCTTCCCTGCCTTCTTTCCGATTTTGAAAAATTTTTAAATAACGATGAAATAAATGTTCCCAACCTTATAAAAATTGCAATCGCTCACTATCAGTTTGAAACCATCCATCCTTTTTTGGATGGGAACGGGCGGATAGGACGCTTGTTGGTTACACTGTTTTTTGTTGCAAATAAAATTCTTGATAAGCCTTTATTATATTTATCCGCTTTTCTTGAAAAAAATCGTTCACTGTATTACGACAAATTAACGATTACGCGAGAAAAAAACGATTTGGGGCAATGGATAAAATTTTTTCTGCTTGGAATTATAGAGACTGCAGAGGACGGAGCGAATACTCTTCAAAAAATAATGCAGATAAAAGCGCAGGCGGAGAATAAAATAATCAGTTCCGGGCGCAGATCCGGGTCGGCACATAAATTGCTTAACGCCCTTTTTACGTCGCCTGTAGTGTCTATAAAAGCGGTGCAAAAAATTACGGATCTTACGCCTAAAGCGTCCGGGAGTCTTATAAATATGTTCATTGAAAAAGGGATCTTACGGGAAATAACTGAAAGAAAAAGAAATTGTTCTTTTGCCTTCAGCGAATATTTGGACTTGTTTGTAAAATAA
- a CDS encoding adenylate/guanylate cyclase domain-containing protein, translated as MSDDLMSELGLGTSESDTIELDSLTLEALKKGPIDIFDNVYLGETRPHSLILCIDVRGFSDFMCNNEETVVFGLIKSFTSNFLSCLNQFGYNCSYYKLLGDGALVIWDKLDGVAIKEAITVFTTYIEFAKEELFKSYKTLSIGGALVLDKVYKYEISAEASQLKYRDYVGYGINLACRLQNLAVGGELIISKNLASIGAIYAKKSTNPDSIKKLRALKGLKEDDREGIYLYQDINPKILSKFKNLNLDL; from the coding sequence ATGAGCGATGATCTAATGTCGGAACTAGGGCTTGGAACATCAGAAAGCGATACAATAGAACTTGATTCGCTCACCCTAGAAGCCTTAAAAAAGGGACCTATCGATATATTTGACAATGTATATCTCGGAGAAACAAGACCCCATTCTTTGATACTGTGTATTGACGTACGCGGTTTTAGTGATTTTATGTGCAACAATGAGGAAACTGTTGTTTTCGGGTTGATTAAATCTTTTACTTCCAATTTTCTTTCATGTCTTAACCAATTCGGCTACAACTGCTCTTATTACAAGCTTTTAGGCGACGGAGCCTTGGTAATATGGGATAAGCTGGACGGGGTTGCTATAAAAGAAGCTATTACGGTTTTTACAACATATATAGAATTTGCAAAGGAAGAATTATTTAAATCCTACAAAACTCTGTCAATAGGCGGAGCCTTGGTATTGGATAAAGTATATAAATATGAAATTTCGGCGGAAGCTTCCCAGCTGAAATATAGAGATTATGTCGGTTACGGAATAAATCTTGCCTGCCGTCTTCAAAACCTTGCAGTCGGAGGAGAACTCATTATAAGTAAAAACCTGGCAAGCATAGGCGCCATATATGCAAAAAAGAGTACAAACCCTGATTCAATAAAAAAGCTCAGAGCCCTTAAAGGCCTTAAAGAGGATGACAGGGAAGGAATTTATTTGTATCAGGATATAAATCCTAAAATTCTTTCAAAATTTAAGAATTTGAACTTAGATCTCTAA
- the guaA gene encoding glutamine-hydrolyzing GMP synthase, with protein MNKSRKKITVLDFGSQYAHLIAKRLRMSGYYSEIALPSSPLSAFENTAGIILSGGPSSVYEKNIPEFNSEIFSLEIPMLGLCYGHQLMSSASGGKVSKALTGEFGIARLENKGCPQSPLFKDIAFPAQVWMSHQDEVTKTAPDFEVIGFTKDCKFAAVQDLSKKRFGLQFHIEVKDTTDGNKILENFAKICNMEKNWDNDTVLDIILNDIRSAAKDKKVLLFLSGGVDSTVAFALLNKALGQDRVLGLHIDNGFMRLNESEQVAKQYRSFGFNNFIVEDAGKTFLKAVQGLTDPQKKRMAVGETFIAVRNEVVSKQHLNEDEWLLAQGTLYPDIIESGGTENSKTIKTHHNRVAGIQKLIEKGLIIEPLKDLYKDEVRSIGKKIGLSDHLVMRHPFPGPGLSINVLCSDAKFTKKDKEEFEKASEELSSIALDMFCEKCSASMEKYVLPVKSVGVQGDFRTYKFPAALSFEKQEGGYYHIPKNYDKLEKASSLITNNCSYINRCIIRLWQNPAVSDGDLKLQEGYCDKNRLDQLRQADDAVLTELQNTGWYNRIFQHLTISLPYASSKNRTSFVLRPVFSEDVMTARFARLPHEILLSIVKKISELPFTDAIFFDLTNKPPATFGWE; from the coding sequence ATGAATAAGTCAAGAAAAAAAATAACCGTTTTGGATTTCGGAAGCCAATACGCTCACCTGATCGCCAAACGCCTTCGCATGTCGGGCTATTATTCCGAAATAGCGCTCCCGTCGTCGCCTCTTTCGGCCTTCGAAAATACGGCGGGAATTATTTTAAGCGGCGGCCCCAGTTCGGTTTATGAAAAAAATATCCCAGAATTCAACAGTGAGATCTTTTCGCTTGAGATTCCCATGCTCGGCCTGTGCTACGGACATCAGCTTATGAGCAGCGCCTCAGGCGGAAAAGTTTCAAAAGCACTCACGGGAGAATTCGGCATAGCCCGCCTTGAAAATAAAGGCTGTCCGCAAAGTCCGCTTTTTAAAGACATTGCGTTTCCAGCACAAGTGTGGATGAGCCACCAAGACGAAGTTACAAAAACTGCTCCCGACTTTGAAGTGATCGGCTTTACAAAGGACTGCAAGTTTGCGGCGGTGCAAGACCTTTCAAAAAAAAGATTCGGCTTGCAATTTCATATCGAAGTAAAAGACACGACGGACGGCAATAAAATACTGGAAAATTTTGCGAAAATCTGCAATATGGAAAAAAACTGGGATAACGATACCGTCCTCGACATAATTTTAAACGATATCCGGTCGGCCGCAAAAGATAAAAAAGTCCTTTTGTTTTTAAGCGGAGGCGTAGACAGCACTGTGGCCTTCGCGCTTTTAAATAAGGCGCTGGGACAGGACAGGGTTTTGGGGCTTCACATAGATAACGGGTTTATGCGCCTGAACGAAAGCGAACAAGTGGCAAAACAATATCGCAGTTTCGGTTTTAATAATTTTATAGTTGAAGACGCCGGCAAGACCTTTTTAAAAGCCGTACAAGGGCTGACCGATCCTCAAAAAAAGCGGATGGCCGTAGGCGAAACCTTTATCGCCGTCAGGAACGAAGTGGTTTCAAAGCAGCATTTAAACGAAGACGAATGGCTCCTTGCCCAGGGAACTCTGTATCCGGACATCATTGAAAGCGGAGGAACTGAAAATTCAAAAACAATAAAGACTCACCACAACCGCGTAGCGGGAATCCAAAAGCTTATTGAAAAAGGTCTTATCATCGAACCTTTAAAAGACCTGTATAAGGACGAAGTTCGTTCCATAGGTAAAAAAATCGGACTTAGCGATCATCTGGTAATGCGCCATCCCTTCCCCGGTCCGGGACTTTCTATAAACGTTCTTTGCTCCGACGCAAAGTTTACGAAAAAAGACAAGGAAGAATTTGAAAAAGCGAGCGAAGAACTTTCTTCGATCGCCTTAGACATGTTCTGTGAAAAATGCAGCGCTTCTATGGAAAAATATGTTCTGCCGGTGAAATCCGTAGGCGTACAAGGCGATTTCAGAACATACAAATTTCCGGCTGCGCTCAGTTTTGAAAAACAGGAAGGCGGATATTATCACATACCTAAAAACTACGACAAACTTGAAAAGGCTTCGAGCCTGATCACAAACAACTGTTCCTATATAAACCGCTGCATAATCCGCTTGTGGCAGAACCCGGCCGTTTCGGACGGCGATCTTAAATTACAAGAAGGTTACTGCGATAAAAACCGCCTTGATCAGCTGAGGCAAGCCGACGACGCGGTTTTGACGGAACTTCAAAACACAGGATGGTATAACAGGATTTTCCAGCACCTTACCATAAGCCTGCCTTACGCTTCGTCGAAGAATCGCACAAGTTTTGTCCTAAGGCCGGTTTTCAGCGAAGACGTGATGACCGCCAGGTTCGCAAGACTCCCGCATGAAATTCTTTTATCCATAGTAAAAAAGATTTCAGAACTTCCGTTTACGGATGCGATCTTCTTTGATCTTACAAATAAACCGCCTGCGACGTTCGGGTGGGAATAG
- a CDS encoding MATE family efflux transporter, whose product MAEVISVNAGDNSLAGNWKIFKTLIKLSIPVIIELVFSTLLQYVDTAMVGHLGEKATAAVSVTTTINWLIGSIPFAFGTSFLALIARAVGSGDDAYIHRAARQALKISTLCGTIIGIIALSLSPFIPAWMGAETSVQRQASVYFFIISIPMVFRSMQIILAYVLRAVKDTRTPMFISLTENILNVILNYLLIYVANLGVTGAAVGTAISFSVSGIFMLSAVKRHKLLSSSLDNKNNPALKAVALTDVTVSSSQSISSRRNRFFDFDIPIIRECIKIGLPVLGTNITSCLGHVCFSALVSGMGTYIFAAHSIAVTAETLFYIPGYGLRTATSTLAGISLGEKNKNKLYSIEKVSVATTVLTMVLSGIILFAVSHRLMGIFTESNRVIMLGGRMLKLVAFSEPFFGLMIVFEGLYYGLGRTRYAFCSETVSMWGVRILFTFLCVKIWKFDLQAVWFCMIADNVLKAVLLSFPALVPKLRQKMLSI is encoded by the coding sequence ATGGCAGAAGTAATATCCGTAAACGCCGGCGATAATTCTCTTGCCGGCAACTGGAAAATTTTTAAGACGCTCATAAAACTCTCGATCCCCGTAATTATCGAACTTGTGTTTTCAACCTTGCTTCAATACGTAGACACGGCCATGGTAGGGCATCTGGGCGAAAAAGCCACCGCCGCCGTAAGCGTTACGACAACGATAAACTGGCTTATTGGCAGCATTCCGTTTGCGTTTGGCACATCTTTTCTTGCCCTGATCGCGCGTGCGGTAGGGAGCGGCGACGATGCTTACATTCATCGAGCCGCAAGACAGGCTCTTAAAATATCAACTTTGTGCGGAACAATTATAGGAATAATAGCGCTGTCGCTAAGTCCGTTTATTCCCGCATGGATGGGCGCCGAAACTTCGGTACAAAGACAAGCTTCCGTTTACTTTTTTATAATAAGCATTCCCATGGTCTTTCGCTCAATGCAGATCATATTGGCTTACGTTCTCAGAGCGGTAAAAGATACGCGTACGCCCATGTTCATAAGCCTTACCGAAAATATTTTAAACGTGATTCTGAATTATCTTTTGATATACGTTGCAAATCTTGGTGTAACGGGAGCCGCCGTAGGCACGGCGATCTCTTTTTCCGTATCGGGAATATTTATGCTATCGGCAGTGAAAAGACATAAGCTTCTTTCATCATCATTAGATAATAAGAATAATCCCGCTTTGAAAGCCGTCGCATTAACGGATGTAACGGTATCCTCGTCACAAAGCATATCCTCACGCCGCAACAGATTTTTCGACTTCGATATTCCGATAATCCGGGAATGCATAAAAATCGGTCTTCCCGTCTTGGGGACAAACATCACTTCCTGTCTGGGGCACGTGTGTTTTTCAGCGCTTGTTTCGGGAATGGGAACTTACATATTCGCGGCGCATTCCATAGCTGTCACTGCGGAAACTTTGTTTTACATCCCCGGATACGGCCTTCGCACGGCCACTTCAACACTCGCAGGAATTTCCTTAGGCGAAAAAAATAAAAACAAACTCTACAGCATAGAAAAAGTGAGCGTCGCGACTACGGTTTTAACAATGGTTTTAAGCGGTATTATTTTGTTTGCGGTTTCTCACCGGCTTATGGGAATTTTTACCGAAAGCAATCGCGTAATCATGCTCGGAGGAAGAATGTTAAAACTCGTAGCCTTTTCGGAACCGTTCTTCGGCCTTATGATAGTCTTTGAAGGCCTTTATTACGGACTCGGACGCACTCGCTACGCCTTTTGTTCGGAAACCGTTTCCATGTGGGGAGTACGCATTCTATTTACATTCCTTTGCGTAAAAATTTGGAAATTCGACTTACAGGCGGTCTGGTTTTGCATGATAGCGGACAATGTTTTAAAAGCCGTTTTGCTTTCCTTCCCCGCCCTCGTACCGAAACTCAGGCAAAAAATGCTTTCGATATAA
- a CDS encoding phosphoribosylaminoimidazolesuccinocarboxamide synthase codes for MQKFKPVKEGKIREIYECGDNMILVATDRISAFDNILKNEITGKGKILTKMSEFWFDFTKDLVPNHLISTDVKNMPDFFQNEKFAGRSTLCKKLKMLPIECIVRGYITGSGWESYKKDGKVCGIRLKDSLKESDKIPEPIYTPSTKADYGFHDENISFEKSAEILKKIYPERGEEYALKLKEYSLAIYKKCAEYALQRGIIIADTKFEFGLDKNGDVVLGDEVLTPDSSRFWPLKGYCSGKSQPSFDKQFVRDWLKANPDNNLLLPDDVVKKTIDKYKEAYQLLTANTL; via the coding sequence ATGCAGAAATTCAAACCCGTAAAAGAAGGAAAAATTCGTGAAATTTATGAGTGCGGCGACAACATGATCCTTGTCGCAACCGACAGAATTTCAGCCTTTGACAATATTTTAAAAAACGAAATCACCGGTAAAGGAAAGATTCTTACAAAGATGTCCGAATTCTGGTTCGATTTTACAAAGGATCTTGTTCCTAATCACTTGATTTCCACCGACGTAAAGAACATGCCGGATTTTTTTCAAAATGAAAAATTCGCAGGCAGAAGCACTCTGTGCAAAAAACTTAAAATGCTTCCCATAGAATGCATAGTCCGCGGATATATAACCGGCAGCGGCTGGGAAAGCTACAAAAAAGACGGAAAAGTCTGCGGAATAAGGCTTAAAGACTCCCTTAAAGAATCCGATAAAATTCCCGAACCGATTTATACGCCAAGCACAAAGGCGGACTACGGGTTCCACGACGAAAACATTTCTTTTGAAAAAAGCGCGGAAATTTTGAAAAAGATATATCCTGAACGCGGCGAAGAATACGCTCTAAAACTTAAAGAATATTCGCTTGCGATCTACAAAAAATGCGCCGAATACGCTTTGCAAAGAGGAATAATAATCGCCGATACCAAATTCGAATTCGGTCTTGATAAAAACGGCGACGTGGTTTTAGGCGACGAAGTCCTCACTCCCGACAGTTCGCGTTTTTGGCCTTTAAAAGGATATTGCTCCGGCAAGAGCCAGCCTTCGTTCGATAAACAGTTTGTCCGCGACTGGCTTAAAGCAAATCCCGATAACAACCTGCTCTTGCCCGACGACGTCGTAAAAAAAACGATAGACAAATATAAAGAAGCGTATCAACTTTTAACGGCAAACACGCTCTAA
- a CDS encoding amino acid ABC transporter permease: MISERLLNILADSFTKILIPGLTMTIPLTVLSFSFALVIAVITAMIQFSKIHILKDLARFYIWVIRGTPVLVQLYMLFYGLPSLGIVLDPFPSAVIVFSINEGAYMAETVRAALESVPKGQIEAGYCVGMSYLQIMRRIVLPQAFKTAFPPLSNSLIALVKETSLAANITVLEMFMATQRIVARTYEPLALYFEVGLIYLFFSTVLTKFQHMGEKKLNAAGY, from the coding sequence ATGATCTCCGAGCGGCTTTTAAATATATTAGCGGATTCTTTTACGAAAATTCTCATTCCCGGGCTTACGATGACGATTCCTCTTACCGTCCTGTCGTTTTCGTTCGCATTGGTCATCGCGGTGATTACCGCTATGATACAGTTTTCAAAAATTCACATACTTAAGGATCTTGCAAGATTTTACATCTGGGTTATTCGCGGAACTCCCGTCCTCGTCCAACTTTATATGCTGTTTTACGGACTGCCCAGTTTAGGCATTGTGCTTGACCCTTTTCCTTCGGCGGTCATTGTGTTTTCAATAAACGAAGGCGCCTACATGGCTGAAACCGTGCGGGCTGCGCTCGAATCGGTGCCTAAAGGCCAAATTGAAGCGGGATATTGCGTAGGCATGTCCTATCTTCAAATCATGAGAAGAATCGTGCTTCCGCAGGCGTTTAAGACGGCGTTTCCTCCGCTTTCAAATTCACTCATCGCGCTTGTAAAGGAAACGTCCCTTGCGGCGAATATAACTGTTTTGGAAATGTTTATGGCTACGCAGCGGATCGTCGCGCGCACGTACGAACCTCTCGCCTTGTACTTTGAAGTGGGACTGATATACTTGTTTTTTTCTACCGTGCTGACAAAATTTCAGCATATGGGTGAAAAAAAGTTAAATGCGGCGGGATATTGA
- a CDS encoding transporter substrate-binding domain-containing protein, with product MKKNIFLCNFTAFFSLVLICIASLAGCTKKSEKTADNGDLLDLIKQKNKITIATEGTWSPWTFHDESNTLVGFDVEVGRKIAEKLGVKANFVEVEWDGIFAGIDSRRYDITLNGVEVTEERAEKYDFTEPYAYIHTAIIVRGDNDKIASFEDLKGKQTANTLASTYALLAESYGATAVGVDDLNQTLELVLSGRVDATLNADVSYYDYMKAHPDANLKIVAVTKTASLVSIPLRKDGTTESLRAHINKAIEELRSSGELSEISIKYFGSDITKKE from the coding sequence ATGAAAAAGAATATTTTTTTATGCAATTTTACAGCGTTTTTTTCGCTAGTTTTGATCTGCATCGCTTCTCTTGCCGGATGCACAAAAAAATCCGAAAAAACCGCCGATAACGGCGACTTGCTCGATCTGATAAAACAAAAAAATAAAATTACAATCGCTACCGAAGGAACTTGGTCTCCTTGGACTTTCCACGATGAAAGCAACACCCTCGTAGGTTTTGACGTGGAAGTGGGTCGAAAGATAGCGGAAAAACTCGGCGTAAAAGCAAATTTCGTGGAAGTGGAATGGGACGGGATCTTTGCGGGAATAGATTCAAGGCGTTACGACATAACCTTAAACGGCGTTGAAGTCACCGAAGAGCGCGCAGAAAAATACGATTTTACGGAACCTTACGCCTACATCCATACGGCAATCATAGTGCGCGGCGACAACGATAAAATCGCTTCGTTCGAAGACTTAAAAGGCAAACAGACCGCCAACACGCTGGCGAGCACCTATGCTCTCCTTGCCGAAAGCTACGGAGCTACGGCGGTCGGAGTAGACGATCTGAATCAGACGCTTGAACTTGTGCTTTCGGGGCGCGTAGACGCAACGCTGAATGCGGACGTCTCATACTATGATTACATGAAGGCTCATCCCGATGCAAACCTTAAAATCGTAGCGGTGACAAAAACGGCTTCTCTCGTTTCCATACCGTTAAGAAAGGACGGAACGACGGAATCACTGAGAGCTCACATAAACAAAGCCATAGAAGAACTTCGCTCCTCAGGAGAGCTTTCAGAGATCTCGATAAAATACTTCGGCAGCGATATCACAAAAAAAGAATAA